The Drosophila biarmipes strain raj3 chromosome X, RU_DBia_V1.1, whole genome shotgun sequence genome includes the window AGATAGCGGGCGTTGGAATCAGTCGGTGGCGCTGGAACGTTCACGGGCTCGTCCCGTCACTCATCCGACTCGGAACCGGACTCGGaatcgtcgtcgtcgctgcCGGCGGAGCGGTTCAGGCGCAGCATCTCCTGGAACTCGTGCACACGGATCTTCTCCGGCACGATCTGCAGCAGGAACTCCAGGTTCTTGCTCTTGTTGACCAGCTGCGAGAGGTGCTCGTACTTCAGCGTTTCGCTGGGCTTCTGCCGGAAGGCTTCCGCATAGGCCTCGCCCGCCAAATGGCGGACGAAGAGCTCCGTGCACTTGGTCATGAGGAAGAGCACCTCGTTGGTGATCAGGCCCGTGTCCATGGAGCTCTTCATGATGGTGCGCACCCGGCTGAGGGGCAGCACGGTCTCGGCGTTGGGGGCGCGCTCCACGGGCGTTTGGATCTTGGGTTCACccattgttttggttttcggacggtttggcttggcttttggtttttggctcTCAGCTATCGCTATCGATAATGTCGGCCAGCTGTTTATCGCAGAGATAACAATCGAAAACAAACGAAGGGCAGTGTGCCCGCCGTTTTAGTTGGTTTAAAATACCGACAGTCAAGAAGTggcaacattttattatttttcatctattgagttattttttattttcaacttATTGTTTATGTGCGTCTACGTTATGGAAATATAAAGTCGTTTTTagaaagaaatttttaaatttgtataatttaaagtAGGAAAAAATACACGAACCACTTTCTcctaaaatgtatatttattttgaaaatttaatactCTGTATTAAAATACGCTGAGTACACGGTATTactttacaaataaataaaaacaaaactgaaataaatcacaatttgtgatttttattttaaaaggatAACTATGCATTTCATTCCAATTGGACAATTTTAAGACACTGTGTTGCAAATTAGCTTATGACTTTTGCTTAAAAAGAGTTTACTTTTCCCaattaaaactgaaaatgGCAGTAGcctttgaaaaacaaatatatcaCGAGTTGTTCAGTCTGCCATAAATTACAGTTCTAAAACgggaaaaatacatttctttatgtgattaatttaactaaaaaactatattttaagattaagaagacattttggcgAACCGGCCAATAAATTTCGCACTGGCGTTGCCAGATGCCGCAAACCGATAACTATCGC containing:
- the LOC108024377 gene encoding chromatin accessibility complex 16kD protein, producing the protein MGEPKIQTPVERAPNAETVLPLSRVRTIMKSSMDTGLITNEVLFLMTKCTELFVRHLAGEAYAEAFRQKPSETLKYEHLSQLVNKSKNLEFLLQIVPEKIRVHEFQEMLRLNRSAGSDDDDSESGSESDE